One window of the Nothobranchius furzeri strain GRZ-AD chromosome 3, NfurGRZ-RIMD1, whole genome shotgun sequence genome contains the following:
- the LOC139068850 gene encoding uncharacterized protein, producing MPDVQPNNEPFPLLRQRGTSASTKYFQAFLIDGLVRWNEDRAAAAEGHEAPLLSYSGHLRHALNQKSQRVLGHQMVKDFTKPAAYTGELIGVEYLFQQTGRMLEDVSVDPDARDEAAAVTDLDEVDEGIQEDVGDHVAALDLEVRSTSTSGAARSGDPAVAPGSEPAHSAAPAHHAPHEVPGSQTPEEKHSSDSEEEIQGPDGQLGYQHVLKLAQALVELCLTVG from the exons GAACGTCGGCCAGTACCAAGTACTTCCAGGCGTTCCTGATTGATGGACTGGTCAGGTGGAACGAGGACCGCGCAGCGGCAGCTGAGGGACACGAGGCGCCTCTGCTGTCCTACAGTGGCCACCTCAGGCACGCCCTTAACCAGAAGAGCCAAAGGGTGCTTGGTCATCAGATGGTTAAGGACTTCACCAAGCCTGCTGCTTACACAG GTGAGCTCATCGGGGTGGAGTACCTGTTCCAACAGACAGGCCGCATGCTTGAGGACGTCAGCGTGGACCCTGACGCTCGGGACGAGGCTGCTGCCGTCACCGACCTGGACGAGGTGGACGAGGGTATCCAGGAGGATGTGGGCGACCACGTCGCCGCCTTGGACCTTGAGGTCCGGTCCACCAGCACTTCAGGAGCAGCCCGGTCAGGGGATCCAGCTGTCGCACCCGGGTCTGAGCCAGCACATTCTGCCGCCCCTGCGCATCACGCCCCTCACGAGGTCCCTGGAAGCCAGACTCCTGAAGAGAAACACTCCTCTGATTCAGAG GAGGAGATCCAGGGTCCTGATGGCCAGCTAGGATACCAGCATGTCCTGAAGCTGGCTCAGGCCCTGGTGGAGCTCTGTCTGACAGTAGGGTAG